TCAGGCCAACATACTTggcatatttctataatataTCAAAAGACAAAATGAATAATTTCACCAAAAAACTTGAGTATGTCTATCACTTATATTACacttaaaaaactttttatttttatttttatttttggttgataTCTAATATGGAAAggaggaaatatcataattggAGTGCCTGGTGACCAGACATACCTATGAAAGTAAGTGTGAATAATAGATACTATGTAGAGGAAAATGCAAGttggaaagaaccaagcaaATTATCTAAACAAACGATCAATTTCATTCTCAAAAGGAGTGTATGTGCATGTATAGCTAACAGAGACTCAAGGGCCATCAAATAACTGCATATTAAGAAATGACAAGAATTCATTGATgataaggaaaatatttttcacctCATTAACAGGAGCCTCATTGTCTCGTATAACAGCATCATGACCATCAATCTCTTTCCCAAACTCTGTCTTTAAGAGATCTCCTGAGTTTCCAACAACTGCACATCTGCGGAACTGCCGGGGATGAAAAGGGGGTTTCGCTGGTAAAATCAAATTCAGGTGTTCTTCACAAAGGGTCCGGTTATGGCATTTTTTTGCTCCCCTGCAACCAAGGAAACAAAGGTATAAAGAGACTTCCTTGATGACAAACCAAAATGACATATATAAAACCACAAGGCATGACTGTGTAGAACCATACAATTGTGCTATCCTTTTTGCTGCATAATCTAGCCACCCATCAGGTCGAGCATCCAAATACTCCCTTGTCAACACAGTAGTCATGTTACGATACTGCATCCTAAAATTGTTTAGTACCTATACTCTCCTCAAAAAATAATTACCCAAATGGAAAAAGGAATAACATCTGACCTGTTCCCATAATAGAATTGCCTCACAAACATCATATGTGTACTCCAAGGGTTCATATATTTTAAACTGTTCATTGTACTGCAATTATTATAACTAAAAATATCAGCATTCAGCAGCTTATAACAAAATGCATCATAGAGACTGAGAGTGGGGGAGAGTAGAATAAACATACCCAAGTACTGTTAGTGCCTTCGGGGAACTTAAGAATCAATTTGCAATGGTCAATTATATGTGCAGTGAGTCCAAGCCCCCTGTTTGCCTACACCCAATTTCAAGCTGAATACAAAACTGGCATGCTAGCAAATACAACAAATAATTATACAAGAGGAATAAAAGTGTACAACTTCTCACAAATATTCCAATTTcaataagccaaaaaaaaaaaaaagaaaaaaaaaaagaaaaaccaactAATTAGCAAAGTTCAACAACCCTTAGTCCCAAATTTGTTGGGGTTGGCTATGGATCATCAACAGattcattaatatttattcttttccttcattctaCTCTATCTAAAGTCATACTCATTGTCACTTCCTTGATTTACAtgtcttttattatttctactGATGTTAGTTTGTGATGCTGGGGTCTTGGGTCGAAACGGGCGATATTTTAGTAGGTAAATTAACGCCTCAGGTGGCAAAAGAATCGTCGTATACCCCAGAGGACAGATTATTAAGAGCCATACTTGGCATTCAGGTATCCACTTCAAAAGAAACTTGTCTAAACTACCCATAGGTGgtataaaagaataataagtaaaaataatataatatataaggaAAAGTCGATTATCTATTCAATTATATCATATTAAATTGATTGCCGGAGCACTTAGAGAATTTCATGAGTCTGTATACAAACAAAGTATCTTTCGACTTTTCCGCAACGAATAATTCCATTCCCCGTTCgtctatccaaaaaaattcaagattcaATTAATAAGCATTAGTAATAGAAGAGTTGTCATATCAAGATTTAACGATCCCTTTTCAATATTCACTAATATAATCTTTCCGCTTTTGCTCTTCCtctacctttttatttatttttttatttattttttttttattccttcaacTTAGATCAACTCGTTCTTTCTTACCATGCCAGTGCATTAATTGCTCTACTCTAAACATAACTAAACTATCTCAAGCGACTCTTCCTCATCTTTCCATCAACATGAGCCACCACTATCTTTAAACTAATTTTCTCATTTCCATCAACATGAGCTGAAAAATCAGTCTCACATATCTAAACATATCAAGTTTAGAACAGTGGTAAGTTAAAACTGAACCAACCCAAttaaacccaaaacaaattACCTTTGCTAAAACTAATTGAACATCTATAATTCAatcccaaaaacaaaagcacTACAGAGGTAGAAAGGCcaattatcataaaaaaacaGATTGGATTGGAGCATGTATATAATCAAAGCTAGAGAACCCAGAAAGGAATTCAtgtaaaaatggtaaatttagcGAGAAATGTGGGAAGAAATTAATGCTAACCACGCATTGCTGAACACTGGACTGAAATTCTGACAAAACCCGAACTTCTTCTCTGTTGAGATCTGATTTATTCTGATTACCTGAAGAAACACATTCCAAATTTGGAATAAGAAAGAATGGGAAATTGGGTGTGAGTGTAAAAGTTAACaaatttcaaagaaagaaaggagaaacCTGTGAAGAAAGAGGATTGGATAGCGAAAacgaagagagagaagagaacgGCAGAGCAGACCAGATGGAGAAGCAAAGGTCGTTTGTTGTTGTTCGAAGATGTCTTGTGAGATCTCATGATCGAGAGAGCAGAGAGAAGAACACTTTTCACAATTATACAAAACACGCAAAGACACACACtccctatctctctctctctctctcagagtaTTGTGCAGATCGGTTTAGTAATttagttttagcattttataATGGGTTGGGCTGAACAAAAAAAGTCATTTTGTGGACTACTTGGACTAATGTTGATTTTGGTGAAATCCTAAAATCTAGTCATGAAATTTTAGGGACATTATTTTGGGCTATTATACCTAAACTGTTTTGCTTTCAGTTGTCACCATGTATATCTTCTCtctagtttattttgttttccacTATGTCTAGATTTGATCAAATCCATTAAGATCATGACACGTGACAAAATGTGACAAAATGGACCTTTATCGTAACTCTTACCGGTTCTTGACCCAATTTTTGTCCATAAAAAATAGGTTTCATTTATAACTGATGTTTTTACTATTTAAGTTGTCTTTGTGAAgtgattttctctcttttcttaatCAACAAATATATGggtataaaatttatttttacttaaga
This DNA window, taken from Quercus robur chromosome 2, dhQueRobu3.1, whole genome shotgun sequence, encodes the following:
- the LOC126715137 gene encoding sialyltransferase-like protein 1 isoform X12, producing MRSHKTSSNNNKRPLLLHLVCSAVLFSLFVFAIQSSFFTGNQNKSDLNREEVRVLSEFQSSVQQCVANRGLGLTAHIIDHCKLILKFPEGTNSTWYNEQFKIYEPLEYTYDVCEAILLWEQYRNMTTVLTREYLDARPDGWLDYAAKRIAQLGAKKCHNRTLCEEHLNLILPAKPPFHPRQFRRCAVVGNSGDLLKTEFGKEIDGHDAVIRDNEAPVNEKYAKYVGLKRDFRLVVRGAARNMVTILNGSVDEVLIIKSVTHRDFNAMIKSIPNPVYLFQGIVLRRGAKGTGMKSIELALSMCDIVDIYGFTVDPGYTEWTRYFSTPRKGHNPLQGRAYYQLLECLGVIRIHSPMRSKRK